The Bifidobacteriaceae bacterium genome contains the following window.
AGGCGCAAGACGGGGCCAATTGACGGCAAAGGCACTGCCCAGGACCCTGTAGGTTGGTTATCGTGAGCGAACTATCCCCTTATGGTCCGGCCGGCCCCCAGCCGACCGGGCCTTACGCCGACGCGCAGCCGTACGCGGCGCGTCCGTTCGATCCGCCCACTGCCTCTTATCCTTCGGCCCCCTACCCGCCGGCGCCGAACCAACCGTATAACCCCTACGGACCCCCCGGGGCGCCGTACGGCGGCTGGCCCCCGCCCAATCAACCCGCGCCGGGCGGTTACGCGCAATACCCGCCGTACCAGCCCTACCCGGTGGGGAATCCCGGCAAGAACGGCATGGGCGTGGCCTCGCTGGTGTTGTCGATCGCGGGAATTGTCATTCTTCCCGGCTTGTTCATCGGTTCTGTCCTAGGCGTCATCTTTGGGCACATTGGGCTGGCGGCCGTGGGCCGGGGCGAGGCGAACAACCGCGGCGTCGCTTTGGCCGGGGTGATCATCGGCTACATCGGGCTGGCGATCAGCATCCTCATCTGGGGGCTGGTGTTCGCCATTGGCGGGGCGGGACTCTGGTATTACGCCAGCGGCGCGGCGCCGGACCTGGCCGCGGCGGTTTTCCCAGCGGTCTAGGAAGTTGGGAAAGCACGTGAAGAAAACCGGAACTGTCCTGGATCAGATAATCGCCGGAGTGCGCGAAGACTTGGCGGCGCGCCAGGCCCGCGTGTCGCTGGCCCAGCTCAAGGCCTCGGCTTGCGACCGTCCGCCGGCCAAAGATTTCCTGGCCCGCCTGCGGGCGAGCGCGTCCGTCGCGGTGATCGCCGAGGTGAAGCGCTCAAGCCCGTCACGCGGGCCAATCGCCGCGATTGCGGACCCGGCGGCCTTGGCCCAGGCGTACGAGGCGGGCGGGGCGGCCGCGATCTCCGTGCTGACCGAGAGCCGGCACTTTCACGGTTCGCTGGCCGATTTGGCGGCGGTGCGCCGCGCGGTCGACATCCCCGTGCTGCGGAAGGACTTCGTGGTCAGCTCCTACCAGGTTTGGGAGGCCAGAGCCCACGGCGCGGACCTGGTGCTGTTGATTGTGGCGGCGCTGGACCGGTTGCAGTTGATCGGTTTGATCGAGCGGACCGTCTCGCTGGGCATGACGCCGTTGGTGGAGGTCCACAACGAGGCGGAGCTTGAGTTGGCGCAGGAGGCGGGCGCCCGGTTGGTCGGGTTCAACGCGCGCAATCTGAAAACCCTGTCGGTTGACCCGTCCGTGTTCGGCCGGCTGGCGCCCCTGGCCGGTCCGGACGTTGTCAAAGTGGCCGAGTCGGGGGTTTCCAGCCCGCATGATTTGGCCGCGTACGCGCACAGGGGCGCCGATGCCGTGTTGATCGGCGAGTACTTGGCGTCAGCCTCGCACCCCGAGCAGGCCGTGCGGGAGCTGGTGGCTATGGGCTCGCACCCGTCTGTGAGATCATTGCGCCGATGAGCCCTGAGATGCCCGGACCCTATTTCGGGTCCTACGGCGGTCGTTTTGTGCCCGAAGCCCTGATAGCCGCCCTTGACGAGTTGAGCGCCGCGTACGAGTCGGCGAAGTCGG
Protein-coding sequences here:
- the trpC gene encoding indole-3-glycerol phosphate synthase TrpC → MKKTGTVLDQIIAGVREDLAARQARVSLAQLKASACDRPPAKDFLARLRASASVAVIAEVKRSSPSRGPIAAIADPAALAQAYEAGGAAAISVLTESRHFHGSLADLAAVRRAVDIPVLRKDFVVSSYQVWEARAHGADLVLLIVAALDRLQLIGLIERTVSLGMTPLVEVHNEAELELAQEAGARLVGFNARNLKTLSVDPSVFGRLAPLAGPDVVKVAESGVSSPHDLAAYAHRGADAVLIGEYLASASHPEQAVRELVAMGSHPSVRSLRR
- a CDS encoding DUF4190 domain-containing protein; translated protein: MSELSPYGPAGPQPTGPYADAQPYAARPFDPPTASYPSAPYPPAPNQPYNPYGPPGAPYGGWPPPNQPAPGGYAQYPPYQPYPVGNPGKNGMGVASLVLSIAGIVILPGLFIGSVLGVIFGHIGLAAVGRGEANNRGVALAGVIIGYIGLAISILIWGLVFAIGGAGLWYYASGAAPDLAAAVFPAV